In one window of Helianthus annuus cultivar XRQ/B chromosome 17, HanXRQr2.0-SUNRISE, whole genome shotgun sequence DNA:
- the LOC110922510 gene encoding uncharacterized protein LOC110922510 isoform X1, producing the protein MDTPKDSSDIIGAVYSALEHAGFRSHDRVDINFPRRTIDDPKRLRRTKSFEITKYCCLVPYFGLGSAHVAAMLGVKTSTFRNACRNVGIPEWPWIPSSTTNRASSDPESPITPTTSETSYFPTSIATESMPYIWNMGINNWSPVQTMITQAPFSEYLTNQMDCDTSPFGTLIATQYGSIGFPAETEYMASDPGSFGAPVYIDHMPDLSYLIPDWNVGSCESPYTQNTTSTEASLSEYIASDTSSFGDQIAMEYMDIGIFYLSTMTTEASSPETQINQIGSDTGRAKSWNIEFERDRPDFMLEFEMECPDLDLDTRGFF; encoded by the exons ATGGATACACCAAAGGATTCTTCTGACATTATTGGTGCAGTTTACAGTGCACTTGAG CATGCTGGTTTTCGATCTCATGACCGGGTCGACATTAATTTCCCAAGAAGGACCATCGATGACCCAAAAAGGTTACGCAGAACAAAATCATTTGAAATTACCAAGTATTGCTGTCTTGTTCCATATTTTGGACTGGGTAGTGCCCATGTTGCAGCCATGCTTGGAG TCAAAACAAGCACCTTTAGAAATGCTTGTAGAAATGTAGGAATTCCTGAGTGGCCATGGATACCAAGTAGTACAACTAATAGAGCTTCTTCTGATCCTGAATCTCCAATTACACCAACGACATCTGAAACTAGTTATTTTCCAACTTCGATTGCTACAGAGAGCATGCCCTACATCTG GAACATGGGAATCAATAACTGGTCACCTGTACAAACTATGATTACTCAAGCACCTTTCTCGGAATATCTAACCAACCAAATGGATTGTGATACTAGTCCTTTTGGAACTCTAATTGCTACACAATATGGTTCTATTGGATTTCCAGCAGAAACCGAGTACATGGCATCTGATCCCGGTTCTTTTGGGGCTCCAGTTTATATAGATCACATGCCTGACCTTTCTTATTTGATCCCCGACTG GAATGTCGGAAGTTGTGAGTCACCGTATACACAAAATACGACTTCCACCGAAGCATCTCTCTCTGAGTACATAGCATCTGATACTAGTTCTTTTGGAGATCAAATTGCTATGGAGTACAT GGACATTGGAATTTTTTATTTGTCAACCATGACTACCGAAGCATCTTCTCCAGAAACTCAAATCAATCAAATAGGATCTGATACCGGTCGTGCTAAATCTTGGAATATTGAATTTGAACGTGATCGTCCTGATTTCATGTTAGAATTTGAAATGGAATGTCCTGATCTGGACTTGGACACTCGCggctttttttaa
- the LOC110922510 gene encoding uncharacterized protein LOC110922510 isoform X2: MDTPKDSSDIIGAVYSALEHAGFRSHDRVDINFPRRTIDDPKRLRRTKSFEITKYCCLVPYFGLGSAHVAAMLGVKTSTFRNACRNVGIPEWPWIPSSTTNRASSDPESPITPTTSETSYFPTSIATESMPYIWNMGINNWSPVQTMITQAPFSEYLTNQMDCDTSPFGTLIATQYGSIGFPAETEYMASDPGSFGAPVYIDHMPDLSYLIPDWNVGSCESPYTQNTTSTEASLSEYIASDTSSFGDQIAMEDIGIFYLSTMTTEASSPETQINQIGSDTGRAKSWNIEFERDRPDFMLEFEMECPDLDLDTRGFF; encoded by the exons ATGGATACACCAAAGGATTCTTCTGACATTATTGGTGCAGTTTACAGTGCACTTGAG CATGCTGGTTTTCGATCTCATGACCGGGTCGACATTAATTTCCCAAGAAGGACCATCGATGACCCAAAAAGGTTACGCAGAACAAAATCATTTGAAATTACCAAGTATTGCTGTCTTGTTCCATATTTTGGACTGGGTAGTGCCCATGTTGCAGCCATGCTTGGAG TCAAAACAAGCACCTTTAGAAATGCTTGTAGAAATGTAGGAATTCCTGAGTGGCCATGGATACCAAGTAGTACAACTAATAGAGCTTCTTCTGATCCTGAATCTCCAATTACACCAACGACATCTGAAACTAGTTATTTTCCAACTTCGATTGCTACAGAGAGCATGCCCTACATCTG GAACATGGGAATCAATAACTGGTCACCTGTACAAACTATGATTACTCAAGCACCTTTCTCGGAATATCTAACCAACCAAATGGATTGTGATACTAGTCCTTTTGGAACTCTAATTGCTACACAATATGGTTCTATTGGATTTCCAGCAGAAACCGAGTACATGGCATCTGATCCCGGTTCTTTTGGGGCTCCAGTTTATATAGATCACATGCCTGACCTTTCTTATTTGATCCCCGACTG GAATGTCGGAAGTTGTGAGTCACCGTATACACAAAATACGACTTCCACCGAAGCATCTCTCTCTGAGTACATAGCATCTGATACTAGTTCTTTTGGAGATCAAATTGCTATGGA GGACATTGGAATTTTTTATTTGTCAACCATGACTACCGAAGCATCTTCTCCAGAAACTCAAATCAATCAAATAGGATCTGATACCGGTCGTGCTAAATCTTGGAATATTGAATTTGAACGTGATCGTCCTGATTTCATGTTAGAATTTGAAATGGAATGTCCTGATCTGGACTTGGACACTCGCggctttttttaa
- the LOC110922510 gene encoding uncharacterized protein LOC110922510 isoform X3 — protein sequence MDTPKDSSDIIGAVYSALEHAGFRSHDRVDINFPRRTIDDPKRLRRTKSFEITKYCCLVPYFGLGSAHVAAMLGVKTSTFRNACRNVGIPEWPWIPSSTTNRASSDPESPITPTTSETSYFPTSIATESMPYIWNMGINNWSPVQTMITQAPFSEYLTNQMDCDTSPFGTLIATQYGSIGFPAETEYMASDPGSFGAPVYIDHMPDLSYLIPDWNVGSCESPYTQNTTSTEASLSEYIASDTSSFGDQIAMEYMSDLSYLIPRSISKRTLEFFICQP from the exons ATGGATACACCAAAGGATTCTTCTGACATTATTGGTGCAGTTTACAGTGCACTTGAG CATGCTGGTTTTCGATCTCATGACCGGGTCGACATTAATTTCCCAAGAAGGACCATCGATGACCCAAAAAGGTTACGCAGAACAAAATCATTTGAAATTACCAAGTATTGCTGTCTTGTTCCATATTTTGGACTGGGTAGTGCCCATGTTGCAGCCATGCTTGGAG TCAAAACAAGCACCTTTAGAAATGCTTGTAGAAATGTAGGAATTCCTGAGTGGCCATGGATACCAAGTAGTACAACTAATAGAGCTTCTTCTGATCCTGAATCTCCAATTACACCAACGACATCTGAAACTAGTTATTTTCCAACTTCGATTGCTACAGAGAGCATGCCCTACATCTG GAACATGGGAATCAATAACTGGTCACCTGTACAAACTATGATTACTCAAGCACCTTTCTCGGAATATCTAACCAACCAAATGGATTGTGATACTAGTCCTTTTGGAACTCTAATTGCTACACAATATGGTTCTATTGGATTTCCAGCAGAAACCGAGTACATGGCATCTGATCCCGGTTCTTTTGGGGCTCCAGTTTATATAGATCACATGCCTGACCTTTCTTATTTGATCCCCGACTG GAATGTCGGAAGTTGTGAGTCACCGTATACACAAAATACGACTTCCACCGAAGCATCTCTCTCTGAGTACATAGCATCTGATACTAGTTCTTTTGGAGATCAAATTGCTATGGAGTACATGTCTGACCTTTCTTATCTGATACCTAGATCCATTTCAAAAC GGACATTGGAATTTTTTATTTGTCAACCATGA